The following proteins are co-located in the Clostridiales bacterium genome:
- a CDS encoding ABC transporter permease produces the protein MSKTRFIAKRLFECLVSLVVMSFVIFSLLYIAPGDPARSLVGAKKVTPELLSKIREQYHLNDPFLTQYTRWVHDAVSLEFGNSIKAGYPVVDYIAPHAAVTFQLVGLSLLLSIIIGVGLGVVSARTKGRLTDRIIDISSIVGTCSPSFALGLVLLYVFSYQFGIFPMYGIGEEGNLIDVLWHLILPAITLTIGVSALLIKITRSAMLKEVSSDYAVFMRARAIPTRKIVFSQLKNASAPVLTSTGLVLASLFGATVLIENVFSIPGLGVLLTTSVTFRDVPVVQFIALMLGGIICLTSAFVDILVYFFNPTIHRTQSNDKKAKGVS, from the coding sequence ATGAGTAAAACAAGATTTATAGCAAAACGTCTGTTCGAGTGCCTTGTTTCGTTGGTGGTTATGTCTTTTGTGATTTTTTCACTGCTGTATATCGCTCCCGGCGATCCTGCCCGCTCCCTTGTGGGTGCAAAAAAAGTTACCCCTGAGCTGCTGAGTAAAATCCGTGAACAGTACCATCTAAACGATCCATTTTTAACCCAGTACACAAGATGGGTTCATGATGCGGTTTCCCTTGAGTTTGGCAACTCTATTAAGGCGGGCTACCCTGTTGTAGACTATATCGCGCCTCATGCCGCTGTTACGTTTCAGCTTGTTGGGTTATCCCTGCTGCTTAGCATCATCATCGGTGTTGGACTGGGTGTGGTGTCAGCGCGCACAAAGGGCAGACTCACTGATAGAATCATCGACATTTCATCGATCGTAGGCACCTGCTCGCCCAGCTTTGCGTTGGGGCTTGTGCTGCTCTATGTCTTCTCTTATCAGTTTGGGATCTTTCCTATGTACGGCATCGGTGAGGAGGGCAATTTGATCGATGTTTTGTGGCACTTAATTTTGCCTGCAATCACATTGACCATAGGAGTTTCTGCACTGCTGATTAAAATCACCCGCTCTGCCATGCTGAAGGAAGTGTCCAGTGATTATGCTGTATTTATGCGTGCACGGGCAATCCCCACAAGGAAGATCGTGTTTTCTCAGCTGAAAAATGCCTCGGCACCTGTTTTAACAAGCACAGGGCTTGTCCTGGCAAGTCTTTTCGGCGCAACTGTTCTGATTGAAAATGTCTTTTCAATCCCGGGGCTTGGTGTGCTGCTAACCACATCGGTTACCTTCCGGGATGTTCCTGTCGTGCAGTTTATCGCCCTCATGCTGGGGGGAATCATCTGCCTGACATCCGCGTTTGTTGATATTTTAGTTTATTTCTTTAATCCAACAATCCACAGGACACAGAGCAACGATAAAAAAGCAAAGGGGGTAAGCTGA